Below is a window of Mucilaginibacter sp. PAMC 26640 DNA.
CGGCCTTTGGGCAATTACCCTGGATAATGTGCATTTGCAACTTCGGGCCAATGCTGTACCACGTATGTACGGTATCTTTAAAAGGGTTAGGAATAATTTTGAGCTGTAAAACACCTGTGTAAAATTTGTTGCTCACTTTAAGGTTAGCCGAGCATAGCGCAGCATGGTCAAAAGTGGCTTGTGCCGAAGCAGTAAAGGGCAGGGCGAACAGTATACCAAGGACAAGAACTTTAAAAGAATTTGCTCTTAGTGATTTAACGGAAGCAATTGAAGGCATGTTATATTTGGTTTATGCTGATAAATATACAAGCGCATTATCCTATCTCCTAATTTTTGTTGTAACAAATAAATGTGACAAGAATAATTTAATGTTTCCGGAAGACTGACTGGATAACTATTCATTCTACATTACAAACGTTTCAAACCGTGTTGATGCCCCGGGATGAGGGTCCTTTGTAACGATTATGTGATGGGCCATGCTTCAGACTAAACCTTGCCACTGCCGATGAGTTTAACTTATACAACAACAGAAATTAACTAAAATATATAGTTATGAAAAACGACATCAAAAAATTATTAGCACTGCTTTTATTAGGCACTGCAGCAATATCGGGTTGTGCCATAGATAACGGCAGGTATCACAGGAATGACCGTCATGGCAGAGACCGCAATCATTATCACGATAGCACCCACGGCGGTTATAACAATGGTTACAATGATCGTGATCGTGACAATGGTTATTACAACAACCACTAAAGCAACATTAATAAAACCTACTCATAAATTGTATCATTTAAAATAAACATCATGAAATATCTTAAAGTATTAGCCATTGCATTAATAACCATGTTTGCCGTTGAAGGCGCAAAAGCACAGGTAGTGGTTCGTGCCCGTGTAGGTGCACCCGTTAGAAGCCGTACCGTAGTAGTAAACAGGCCTGTATATCGTCGTACGATGGTAACACGCCCTGTTGTTTACCATCGCCCTTATCGCCGCACGGTAGTGGTTGCACGCCCGGCGTATCGCCGGTCAGTAGTATATCGCCACCCTCGCGCCAGACGGGTAGTTGTTAGACGCTACTAATCATTTAATACATCATGAAAAACGCCTTCCGGATAACCCGGAAGGCGTTTTTACTTTCTATCTGATCCATCTCAATTTTATGGCTTAGCAGCATTAGTTAACAGCACCCAATCTACATATACCAGTGCTTTGCCTGCTTTAATTTTATTTACTGATGACTGGGACAGACCAAAATAGGGTTTGGTAACTTTATTAACGCCATTAGGGTAGCCACCGCCAATTGCGAAGTTTATAATAAGAAATTTGGGGTTATCAAATGCCCAACGGCCATACTTTTCAACCTTTGCTTTGGTTACGATGTAAGTTATGCGGCCATCAACCTTAAATACTATTTTACCGGCAGTCCAATCTGCGCTGTAAACATGCCACTGGGTAACATCAAAACCTTTTGGGAAATGCGCGCGGTAAGCCAGCGGTGTGTTGCCGAAATAGCCGGGGCCATGCAATGCGTTGCTCGTCCAGCTGCTATCGCCAACGGTTTCCATCACATCTATTTCCCCGCAATCCGGCCAGTTGCCATTACCCAAGGCCCAAAACGCCGGCCACAAGCCAGCGCCGGCAGTCATCTTCATCCTTGCTGAAAAGCTGCCGTAGGTAAACATCATTTTATCCCGGGTATTGATCCTGCCCGATACAAAATCATATTTTTTTTGCTCTTTAGAAGTGTGCCCCGGCTTATAAACCGCCTTTAAAACCAAGGCTCCATTATGGGCCCCTTCAGTTTTGCCGCCAACCACATACAAGGTAGCGGCAGAATCTATATAGGCCTGCTGCTCATCATTAACAGTGTTACCGGTAACTTCCACGTTCCACTTGCCGCGGTTGAGCTTTCCGGAACCAAAGTCGTCGAAAAATACAGTATCGCGTTTGGCATGCTGCGCAAAAGCAGCAGTAGACAAGGTAACGGCAAATAAAGTGATCAGTGATTTTTTCATTGATTTTATAAGATGGCTAATTTTCTGATTATTAAGGAACTTGTCAATGGTAGCGCAACATATAATGAGCGCGTATACAAAGATCACAAACGTTTTAAATTTTCAAATAAGAATATATTTTGTGATCTCTGGCTGGCACCCTGCCGAAATCCCGTACACTCCAAACATTTTTTCCCAAATAACCTTTAACCTTTATCTTGCTAACTTAGCCACACAAACTCTATGCATAAAGGCGGTTTTTTAAATGTGTTCATCTATATCACGGGTATAACCCTGCTGATGGATTGGTATGTGTTGTCCGGGCTGAGCAGCTTAACAAAAAGATGGGCATCGCGGCCTTTGCGGCTGGCGGTGCTTTGGGGCTACGGCCTTATTTCAATCGGTGTAACTATAGTCTTCATGGCCGGTTTTGGCAGCTACAATACCGACAAGGGGATGACACCCTTTCCCGAATGGCGATTGAGCTTGCTGCTCACTTTGTTTGTTACCAAGCTCATCTTTGTCATCGTGCTTTCACTGGGCGATCTTGGGCGCTTCGCTTATGGTGTTGGTAATAAGTCCATCAATGATCAAACAGGCAACAAGCCGTTTTTTCCTGAGCGCCGCAAATTTATTGTGCAAATAGCCCTGTTTTTGGCCGCTGTGCCATTCAGCGGATTCATCTATGCCATGTTTCGCGGTAAATATGATTACAAGGTACACCGGGAAACAATTTATTATGATGAATTGCCGGAGGCTTTTGACGGCTTCACTATTACACAATTATCAGATATTCATTCAGGGAGTTTTGATAATACCAAGGCCATGCAGCGCGGTATCGACCTGGCTAACGCGCAGAAGTCCGATCTCTTCGTTTTCACCGGCGACCTGGTAAATAATGCCGCCTGGGAAATAGAACAATACATTGATAGGTTTGGTCAACTCAAAGCCCCTTACGGCCAGTATTCCATACTCGGCAACCACGATTATGGCGACTATGTTACCTGGAACAGCGATGCAGAGAAGGAAGCCAATTTGGCTAAATTAAAAAAACACCACGCTGATTTAGGTTACCGGTTGTTGCTGGATGAAAATGTGGTGATAGAAAAAGGCGGCCAAAAGCTCTCACTCATCGGCGTAGAAAACTGGGGCCGCAAGTTTGTACAAAAAGGCGATTTAGATAAAGCGTTGAAGGGAGCTGATCCAAATGCATTCAAAATCCTGCTCTCTCATGATCCTACGCATTGGGAGGACAAGGTTCGCTATCATCCAACAGATATTCATCTCACACTATCGGGACATACACATGGTGCGCAGTTCGGCGTGGAGACAGCCGGCTTAAAATGGAGCCCTGTTAAATATACTTACCTGGATTGGGCGGGCCTCATCAACCAAAAGAACCGATACTTATATGTTAACCGGGGATTTGGCTTTTTAGCTTTTTCCGGAAGGCTGGGTATTTGGCCCGAGGTTACGGTGATAACGTTGAAAGCCAAATCTAAATCATCTTCAAAGGGAAAGGTTAAAAATCAGCAACACCAATCTTTTGTTTAGGGTTTGAGATCAGCCAAACAAATACCCCTGCTCAATCCTTAATAAAACATGGAAAAGAAAAAAATCGGTACCGGAAATTCAACTGCTGCGCGTAGGAATGATCAGGGCTTTGTAGAAACCATGAAGCCGTTCGTTCATTTCGGCGTTAAAGCTATGGCTGTGATTGGTAGTGCCCTTGTAACTATTGTACGCAATATCCCCAAGCCAGAAGCGGAAAAGCCTAAAGCCAGTAAGGATAGAAGAATTATAAAGATATAGTAATTTTAAGTTAAGCCTCCCAATTAGGATGCAGCCGCCAAACTCCCTGTAAAAGCCGGGAGGATGCATTCGTTACGCTTTTCGGACTGACGGAATTTCAGGCTAAGCTTAACTTAGCCATTTTCCAAACTCGTAATACTTGGATATTTTGATGCCGATCTTACTGCCAACTTTGTGTTTGCCTCTATCGTAATTGATTACGCGGAGGGATACCTCATCCTTCTCGATCACCAATTCTTCAAAGAATCCTTTAAAAAGTACTTGCTTGACCACCCAGCCTCTGTTTGCCCTCAGGCCGCCTATGCTGATATGTTCGGCATAGATCACTACCGTACCGCGTTTTGATTTGATACCGCAAACCGAGGCCTGGTCAGCGATTAATTCGCTACAGCTTACCAGTATTTTTGCCGTATAAAGCAATTTGGGCGAATGATATAATTTCTCGGGCGCACCGTATTCTACAACCTCCCCTTCTTTTATTACGATGAGTTCATCTGCCATAGAGAGCAGTTCGGCCGGGTCATGCGACACAAGGATAACCGTTACGCCCCACTCCTTCACTACCTGGCGGATATCGTGCTGCAGATCATCACGATAGTTGGCATCTACCTGGTTAAAGGGTTCATCAAGCATCAATACCTCGGGCCGGTTAATCAATGCCTTGGCAATTGTTACCCTTTGCTTTTCGCCGCCGCTTAGCTTGCCAAAAGCCTGTTCTTTTAAACCGTAGATACCCAGCAGGTTAAGCGCCTGGGTAGTTTTTTGCAACTGGTAGTTCACATCTTCCTTCGGCAATCCGGCGCTTACATTATCCCAAACGGAGGCGCTCATACTCATATCCCGGTTATCCTGCGATACCATGGTGATCACGCTGTGGGCATCAGTAAGTCGCTCGCTGCGAAGCGGAAGTATCTGTGAGTTAAAAAACACATCACCCGAATCAGGCTTTATACTTCCGCTCAGCAATTTAAGCAGGGTAGTTTTTCCGCTGCCGCTCTCCCCTACTATAGCCGTTATTTTTCCCCTCGGAATAAAAACGGTAATGTTATTTACCCCGGTAGACTTGTCCCCAAAGAAGTTTTTGGTTATCGATATGGTTTCCAGTATCAGCTTGTCGTTCATAAATTAACCAGGGGGGATTTATTAACCAAACCTAATCTATAATAACCTATCAGCCAAAAAATGTGGAAAACTGAAGCGGGAAAGTAGGTGCGCTGGCGGATTTCCGATCAGTAACCTCCGGGATTAAAGACCAATATTTTTTCAATTCTGGAGGAGTTACGTGTTTATAGCTAAAGTATCAATTTTATAACAGCCTCCGTCGACACCGCCTTTTTTAGTGATTTCACTGGGTGTCAAATTTCCAAAAGGTTTCAAATTTTCTTGGTTTACCTTTTCCATCCATTAAACCTTGCTTTCAAGTTCCTGTCAGATTAAACAGAAACACAACAAAGAATACCTTAATATTTGAAGCCATGAAAAACACCCTCTTAAAACTCAAAGCCGATCTTTACAGCGTATTTGTAAAGGGTAACGCCGATACGGTTCAGTTAGCACACGTATTTTTTTTATTAGCCGTACCCACCGCCTCAATTTTCTTTACACTTGGCCAGTTGCCTGCTTAATATCGACGCCTTTTGCGTGTCCCTAAAAAAAATCTCCTACTTTTGCGGCACACTACGCAATAATGGAAAACACTCTAAAAGACACCTACGATAGTATTATATTTGATTTGGACGGCACCCTTTGGGATAGTACCGACACCATCACCGGGGCCTGGCAAACTGCACTAAACCAGGCACCGTATATGAGCCATGAGGTAATGACCCGAGAGCGGGTACGATCCATCACCGGGATGACCTACGATAAGATCTTCGAAACGCTGTTCCCTTACTTAAGCGATGAGCAGCGCGCCGAAGTGAAAAAACTTTGCTCGATAAGCGAACTGGAAATTCTGCACAAACAAGGCGGCATCCTTTACCCCAAACTGGCCGAGACGCTGGATTACCTTGGTAAATACTACAAATTGTATATTGTAAGTAATTGCCAGAGCGGTTATATCGAGTTATTTCTCGATCTTAATAATATGCACCATCATTTCCTTGCCCACCAATGCTTCGGTACAAAAGGCAACCCCAAAGCCGATAACATCCGCGATATTGTAAATGATCATAACCTTAAAGCACCTGTTTATATCGGCGATACAATGGGCGATTATCAAGCAGCGGCAAAGGCCGGCGTTCCATTTATATTTGCTGCATACGGTTTTGGTGTGGTGGAGACCGGGCAGGTAGCTACTGTTAAAAGCTTTGAAGAATTACAGGATATCCTGTAACGAAAACCTTTTTTTATGAGGCAGGTTGATAGGATAAAGATGTGAACTTATGAAGATCTCCAAATACATCCACTCCTGCCTTTTATTTGAACTAGAGGGCTATAAATTACTGTTTGATCCCGGTAAATTCACCTTTGCCGAAGGCATTGTAACACCCGACATGTTTGCCGGAGTAAACGCAATTGTTATAACCCATATCCACCCGGACCACCTGGATACCGAAAACCTGAAGAAAATAGCGGAACTGAGCAAGGCCTCCATTTATACCAACCTTGAGGTTGGCACGACTATCCAAAAAGCCGGGCTTGAATACGAACTTTTGGAAGAAGGCATCTACAGCATTGGGCCATTTAAATTGCAGGCCATACCGGTTGTGCACGAGCCATTGCTGGATAGCCCTATACCACAGATGACCGGTTTTATCATTAACGATAAGGTATTGCACCCGGTGGATTCTATGGAAGATAAACTTACGCTATACGAGGGAATAGCGTTACTGATCATGGTGACCATGGCACCTTTTGCCAATGAACTACGTATTGCAGGCTTTGCTGATAAAGTAAAACCCAAAAAGATTCTCCCCGTACACGATGGATACGCCAAAGACTTTTTTGTGAAACAGCGCAATGGAAATTATAGCAAACATTTCGCAAAATCGGGTATCGAATTCTTAAATATCACCCAACCTGGCGAGACGATAAGCATCTAGAATTCAACGTATTCAACCACAGCGAATAGGCTGAATTTCTTTTAATTTAAAAAAATAAACTTTTGGTATGTTTTTTATACATAATGTATAAACTATCAAAAACTTATGAAAACTATAGTATTTATACATGGAATGTTCCAAAACCCAAAAAGTTGGGATAAATGGGTGGCCTGGTTTACGGCGAAAGGATACAATTGTGTTGCACCAGCCTGGCCGATGCATGAAGGTGAGCCTGCTGATCTGAGAGAAAATCCACCAGCCGGGCTGGGCGAACTTAAATTGCAAACTGTTATAGACGAAATGGAACGCGTTGTACGCGCACAATCCGAGCCGCCTATCGTTATAGGCCATTCGGTTGGCGGGTTGATTACGCAGCTTCTGGTAGCCAAAGGGCTTGTAGAAATAGGTGTGCCTATAGACTCGGTTGCGCCTAACGCAATGTTGGCTGTAGATTGGGGCTTTATGAAAAATAGCACACTTATCCTCAATCCGCTTAAAGGCGACGAACCGTTTTTTATGGACCTGGAAAGCTTTCACGGCTCTTTTTGTAATACCATGACGATGGATGCAACCAAATTAGCTTACGACGAAACTGCAACGCATGATAGCCGCAATGTTTTGCGCGACTGCCTTGGAGAAGCCGGGCAGATTGATACTGACCTGCCACATGCACCGTTATTATTTATCGGCGGCGAGAAGGACGAGATTATCCCTGCGAGTTTAAATAAACGCAACAGCGAAGCCTTTTCAGACGAGATCAGTATCAGCGAATACCGGGAATTTGAAAACCGCGGGCACTGGATCTGCGGACAAGAAGGCTGGGAAGATGTGGCCGGTTTCATCGAAAGCTGGCTGCAACGCCATAAGGAAGTACAGTACCACACCTCGCAGGTTAGATTAGGACAATAGCATTAATTATAATAGGTAAGTTAAACCCCACGTACTAAAAAGTCGTGGGGTTTTTGCTTGGTAATAATCAGGAATTGATAACAAAAAAGCTCATCAACCATCCAAAGCAAAATAGCGCAAGGTATAATAATCTGTCTTTTATGCTCGTAAAAGCTAACTATCGCCCTTTTACCTCTTTATCAAAGTTTTCCATTACCAGCACTGCTGCGCCAATGAGTTCTGCATCAAAGCCGAGCGAGGAGATCAACAATTCGGTACCGGAGGCTAAACGCGGGATACAATATTTGTGCAAAGCCTGCTGTATGGGCGCTAACAGGATCTTGCCTACTTTAGCCCCACGGCCGCTCAAAACAATATTAGCCGGGTTCATGATATGGATGAGGATGGCCATGGCCTTACCTATTTTATAGCCCGCATCTGACAGTAGTTCCAAGGCAAACTGGTCGCCCTGGTTAGCGGCATCCATCAGGGAATCGCCCATTAGTTTAAAGTTGCCATTCATGGGCTTCAGGCTGGTCACCCGGCCTTCTTTAATGCCTTCTTCTGCCTTCTCTGCTACTACCAGCATACTGGCTTCAGCTTCCAGGCAGCCCCGCTTGCCGCAGGTGCATAAAGCGCCATCATCAGACAAAGGAATGTGGCTGAGTTCGCCGGCAAAGCCATTGTAGCCACGAAAGATCTTGCCATCTATGATCATACCGAGGCCTATCCCCCAGCCCAGGTTAATCACCATTACTTCCTGCTGCAATTTAGCAATTCCGAATTTCTGCTCGGCCAGGGCAATTAAACTGCTATCATTATCTATATAAGTAGTAATACCGGTTTTTTCACTCAGGTAATCGCTCAGGCTTTGTCCGCCCGCATCAAGGTAAGTATAATTTATGCCCTCTATGGCGTTAATAAAACCGGGCATGCCTATACCAATACCGGCTATTTTGCTTTTAGGGATGCCGCTGCCGGCAACATAACTGTTCAGGCTTTTAACCAGTAAGGCCAGCGCATCGTCGTTATTGTGCAGTTTAATATCTACGGTAAGCATATCTGCTACCGGGTTGTTTTGCAGATCTATCAATTGTAACCGGGCCGATAACTGATCCATTGCAACGGCCAGTATATACATGGCCTTGGCATTAATGGCATACATCAAAGGCCTGCGGCCCCCACTGGATGGAGCGTAACCTTCTTCAACAACGAAACCTTCTTTTATCAGTTCATTTACAGCTTTGGTAATAGAGGGAATACTTTTATCAAAAAGCTGGCTTAAACCCGCGCACGACATCGCTTTATCAAAATACAAGCGCTTTACAATCATGTTTTTTAACCATCCGCCTTTTACACCACTACTTTTTATTTCCATTAACTATACTTTGTTCCGCTTTTAAAGATCTTTGTGCGTTTAATTTGATAAAATTAAAAATAATGCGCTAAACTACAATAACATCATTTAGACGGTTAAAAAATCGACAGGTAATTTAAAAAGTTTACAACCCTGCTGGGCGCAGAGATGACTTTGGTAATGCCGTGTATGAAAATTACCGTAGGGTTGCGGATAAGTAAATATTGTTAGGTTTGAATTTAATAAACCTACCTGTTAACCCATTTTACTAAGCCTTGGCTTCAATACAACGAATTGTTTAATTACAGGCCCATCCGCATTTTAATCATACTTTTGCTAAAGCCCACCTTTTCGTAAGCCTTTACAGCGGGTGAATTTTCATAGTAAACTTCCAGCTGCAATTCGGTTATACCATTGCTCAGCACCCATTCCCTCAAAGCATTCATGATCAAACCATTTACACCCTTTCCGCGATGCGCATCGTCCACAAACATAAAGCCTAAATAGGCGTTCTGCACGGGGGTTAGGAAAAGTTTGGAATCTTGTATACGTGCGTAACCGCTGCCAATCGCTTCGCCATTTATTTCAGCTACCAGCAGTTGAATGTGCGGCTCGGAGATCATTTCGTGGATGTTGTAATACCTCACCGGATCAGGTTTTATAGTAGGATCAAACGGGCGTTCCGCGCGTATCACACCCTGCTCAAACCTAAGTAAGGCATCCATATCTGCCAGCGTAGCAGGCCGGATAATTATATTTTCCATTGGGCTAAGTTAATATTTTCACGATATGGCCCGCTCAACAAATTATTATCGGGTAGTCCACATGGCTACCCCGAAAACATTAATAAATTCAGTATGGTCATCCTATTCGGGCTTGTTCGGGGGCATTCGGGCATGTTCGGGCATGTTCGGGCATGTTCGGGGGTGTTCGGGCTGTTTTTTTGAATTTACTTCGCGAACGCGAACACCTGCATGTCTAAATTAACCCACCATAAATCTGATCTCTTCAGACGATGCAATGATCACCGCCATCAGCAGGCCGGTCTTTTAATCTATTTCAAAATTTTTATCCAGCATACTGATGCCCGATGATGGCTTTACCAATTGAAGCTTATAAGGATTTAGTTACAAACTTCTTTTTCAGGGGAAATTCGAAGAGCCATAATAGATATTTTGTTTTTTTAGCAAAATGATAAAAAACCAATGGAATAATTAAGCCAGCCAGGGTGCCGGTTATCATATGTATCGGAGAGTTGGTGATATGAAATAATCGCGAAAGAATGATCCTTATGCCGCTTGCAGCCAAGATATGTACTAAATATATGATCATGCTATTGATTCCTAAATATTCTACAAATGAAAGCCAGGAAACTTCAGAAAGCATTTTGGCAACATGGATGACTATAAAACAGCCAAAAAATTGAGGAAAAATTTGGTTGTACCAAAGTTTTTGTGAAAAATTGAAATAGAAGTAGAGCGAAAGACAAAAGCCCACGAGATTAATCAGAAGTACATATTTATTGGTAAGTAATTGTTTGGTATACGATTGATTAACTGATAAAATAATTCCGCCCGTAAAGTAAATTAGATTAATAAGAGTTTTGTTAAAGAGATCGGTCCTCAGCTTAAACGTATAACATATGATCCAAAGCATAATGGAAATTACTAC
It encodes the following:
- a CDS encoding MBL fold metallo-hydrolase — encoded protein: MKISKYIHSCLLFELEGYKLLFDPGKFTFAEGIVTPDMFAGVNAIVITHIHPDHLDTENLKKIAELSKASIYTNLEVGTTIQKAGLEYELLEEGIYSIGPFKLQAIPVVHEPLLDSPIPQMTGFIINDKVLHPVDSMEDKLTLYEGIALLIMVTMAPFANELRIAGFADKVKPKKILPVHDGYAKDFFVKQRNGNYSKHFAKSGIEFLNITQPGETISI
- a CDS encoding acetyltransferase, coding for MENIIIRPATLADMDALLRFEQGVIRAERPFDPTIKPDPVRYYNIHEMISEPHIQLLVAEINGEAIGSGYARIQDSKLFLTPVQNAYLGFMFVDDAHRGKGVNGLIMNALREWVLSNGITELQLEVYYENSPAVKAYEKVGFSKSMIKMRMGL
- a CDS encoding phosphoglycolate phosphatase, producing the protein MENTLKDTYDSIIFDLDGTLWDSTDTITGAWQTALNQAPYMSHEVMTRERVRSITGMTYDKIFETLFPYLSDEQRAEVKKLCSISELEILHKQGGILYPKLAETLDYLGKYYKLYIVSNCQSGYIELFLDLNNMHHHFLAHQCFGTKGNPKADNIRDIVNDHNLKAPVYIGDTMGDYQAAAKAGVPFIFAAYGFGVVETGQVATVKSFEELQDIL
- a CDS encoding sugar kinase, which translates into the protein MEIKSSGVKGGWLKNMIVKRLYFDKAMSCAGLSQLFDKSIPSITKAVNELIKEGFVVEEGYAPSSGGRRPLMYAINAKAMYILAVAMDQLSARLQLIDLQNNPVADMLTVDIKLHNNDDALALLVKSLNSYVAGSGIPKSKIAGIGIGMPGFINAIEGINYTYLDAGGQSLSDYLSEKTGITTYIDNDSSLIALAEQKFGIAKLQQEVMVINLGWGIGLGMIIDGKIFRGYNGFAGELSHIPLSDDGALCTCGKRGCLEAEASMLVVAEKAEEGIKEGRVTSLKPMNGNFKLMGDSLMDAANQGDQFALELLSDAGYKIGKAMAILIHIMNPANIVLSGRGAKVGKILLAPIQQALHKYCIPRLASGTELLISSLGFDAELIGAAVLVMENFDKEVKGR